From Paenibacillus sp. FSL H8-0537:
GCGATAAGCGCGGTTTGCATGCTGGTTCCGTATGTATCGGTTTATTTTATTATAAAAGAACTGCTGGAGCATGCGGCAAATCCGCTCGCTGCCGATGGCGGGTTTATGGTTCGCTGGAGCATGGTGGCCCTGGGCGGCTTACTGGGCAGCCTGCTTCTTATGTATGGCGGAGGACTGGCCTCGCATATTGCGGCTTTTCGGATATTGTATGGGCTGCGGGTGAAGCTGTCCGCGCATATTGGAAAGCTGCCGCTCGGCTGGCTGAACAGCACATCTACCGGTGCGGTTAAAAAGACGCTGGATCAAAATGTTGAAAAGCTTGAAACGTTCGTTGCCCATCAGCTGCCGGATCTCGTTCATATGGCAGTCACGACCATACTGATGATCATTGCAATGTTTTGGCTCAACGTTTGGCTGGCTGCGGCTTGCTTGATTCCGATTGTGATCGGGTTCATTTTGCAGGGGCTAATGATGTCAGGCTCCGAGGCGCAAAACAGCATGAAGCAATATTACGATTCGCTGGAGCGGCTGAATGGCTCGGCTGTTCAATACGTGCGGGGAATGCCCGTTGTGAAGGTGTTTGGACAAACGGTATTTTCCTTCCGCCAGTTTTACGACGATATGGTCAAATACCGGGATTTTTGCGTGAAATATACGGATCATTTCCAGTACGGCTTTTTATCCTTCAAAGTCATTCTCAGCTCCTTTGCCACCTTCTTGCTGCCGGTTGGCGTATTTCTGCTCCAGCGTGATCCGGGCAATGTGGCTTTTGCCGCGATGCTGCTCTTTTTCCTCATTATGTCGCCAGGCATTTCTGCGCCGATGTTCAAAATCATGCACATCGCCTCGTCGCTGCGCGATATTAATGAAGGCGTTGTGCGGATTGACCTGATCTTCGCCGAGAAGCCTATTCCGGAACCGAAATATCCGAAGCGTCCTGCTACCTATGAGGTGTCCTTTAATGAGGTTTCCTTCACCTATGGCAAGATGGATGAGAACGTGGACAAGGACAGGAACGCGGGCCAGAAGCAGAGTGATCGTGCAGCTGAAATGGAACGCGAAGATGGGTATGTGTTGTCTGGAGTCAGCTTCGTGGCGCAGCAAGGGGAAGTAACCGCGCTTGTCGGTCCTTCCGGGGCAGGAAAATCGACGGTGGCGAGCCTGCTGCCGCGGTTCTGGGATGCCCAGTCGGGCTCTATTGAAATAGGCGGCGTCGATATTCGCGACATGGCTGCGGATGAGCTGATGAATACGGTAGCGTTTGTTTTCCAGCAGACGTTCCTATTTTATGATACCGTCTACAACAACATTGCGATTGGCGTGCCCAATGCTTCTCGAGAAGCGGTATACGCGGCAGCCAAAGCGGCACAGTGCCATACATTTATTAGCCAGCTTCCACACGGCTACGATACGTTGATTGGCGAGGGCGGCGTCTATTTGTCCGGCGGCGAGGAGCAGCGGATTGCAGTAGCAAGGGCGATTTTGAAAAATGCTCCGATCCTTGTGCTCGATGAAGCAACAGCTTTTGCCGATCCTGAAAATGAATTTGAAATGCAGCTCGCCTTAAAGGAGCTGACGAAGGGGAAGACGGTTATTGTCATTGCCCACCGTCTATCTACAATTCGCGATGCGGCCCAAATAATTGTCATGGACAACGGGCGCATTGTGGAACGAGGGAAACACGAGAAGCTGCTTGCAGCCCGCGGGCTTTATGCGAAATTGTGGGATGCATATACGGCAGCGACGGGCTGGCGAATCGGATTAGGAAAGGAGGCAGAGAAACAGCATGGGAATGATGCGCAATATAACAGCAGGTAGTCCCAAAGCATTATGGAAGCCGATTGCCTATACCGTGCTTTCCAACTTGGTTGCGATTATCCCGTTTGTGCTGCTGGTGGAGGTAGCCAAAATTATTTTCACCTCCTTTGCCGATCCGGCTGCCTCACTCGATATAACGCGGCTGTGGTGGATATGCGCCAGCATGGCGGGAGCCATGGTACTGCTCTTTATAAGTGAAATTCCCGCTTATCGAGCGCAATATCGCGGTGCCTATACGACGGCGGTAGAGGGGAGAAGCCGGCTTGCGGAGCATCTTCGCAAGCTGTCGCTTGGCTATTTGAATAAACGTGATCCCGGCGACCTCGCCAATATGATGATGGGAGATTTTGCGCTCGTTGAGCATGGTATTTCCCATGTTGCACCGCAGCTGTTTGCGGCAGCACTGACGCCAATTTTGGCGCTGCTGGGACTTTCGCTGCTCGATTGGCGGCTTGCGCTTGCCCTGTTTGCGACTCTGCCTTTTACCATTTTAATCGTGCTCGCAACGAGCAGCCTCACCCGCAAGCTTGGCGCGAATCATATGCGGGCGAAAATTAACGCCTCCAACCGCTTGCAGGAATATTTAAACGGGATACAGGTCATTAAGGCGTTTAATTTGACGGGTGATCGCTTCGTCCGGCTGGAGCAGTCGTTTAAAGATCTCATGCAACACAGCATTCGCATTGAAGGGATGTTGGGGCCAGTCGTGTTAAGCGCCGTTGCTCTACTGCGGGCAGGTTTGACGCTCATGGCCATCATCGGAGTCCATTTGCTGCTCGGCGGCAGTCTGGATTTGATTACGTTCGTAACCTTCTTGCTTATAGGCACGAGGATTTATGATCCGTTGACGACTGCGCTGACCAGCTATGCAGAGTTTCGTTACAATGAGCAGGCGGGAAAACGAATCATCGAGCTGCTAGAGGAGCCTGTCATGTCGGGAGAGAAGCAGCCCCCTGCTGGGCATGATCTTGTTTTCGACAATGTCACGTTCGGCTACAATGAGCATGCCGTTATTCAACAGGCGAGCTTAAGCTTGCCGTCAGGCTCATTCACCGCGCTGGTCGGCCCTTCGGGCAGCGGCAAAAGCACCGTGCTGCGGTTGATTGCCCGTTTCTACGATCCTAGCGAGGGGCAGGTGCTGCTCAGCGGGGAAAATATTCGGGAGATGAACCCGGAGGCACTGCTGCGCAAAGTATCTATGGTGTTTCAGGATGTGTATTTGTTCCAGGATACAATCGCGAATAACATACGTGTCGGCAAAGCCGGGGCCACCCAGCATGAAGTGGAGCAAGCAGCCCGTCAGGCGTGCTGCCATGATTTTATTATGAAGCTGCCGCTGGGCTATGAAACGCTGGTTGGAGAAGGAGGGAGTACATTGTCCGGCGGGGAGAAGCAGCGGATTTCCATTGCGCGGGCGATATTGAAAGATGCTCCAATTGTGCTGCTGGATGAAGCGACGGCTTCTCTCGATCCTGAAAATGAAGCCGATATTCAGCAGGCGATCGACCGCCTCATTCAAGGGCGTACCGTTATCGCGATCGCCCATCGGCTGAAAACGGTCATGAATGCCGACCAGATTATTGTGCTGGATCAAGGCCAAATCGTTGAGCAGGGCCAGCATGAGGAGCTTTTGGTCGCAGACAGCCTGTATGCGCGTCTGTGGAAGCTGCAGCAGCAGACGGCAGGCTGGCAGATTTCGTCTTGAATGGTTGCAGGCTGAATGGATAAAGTGAGGCCAAATGGGAATGAATGCCGAATGGAGCTTATCCATTCGGCATTTTTTTTAAAAAGGGAGCAGGATAAAGCTTATAATTAATAGTTGAGATATAGGAACGTGTGTTCTATAATGTGAGGAAAGGATTGGAATAAAGTAGATTGAATTGGAATGAGGGAGGGCTAATACAGAATATGCCGTTAAATATTAATGTGGTTGAACGTATGTAGCATTATGGGGTGGCAGGTTTGAGTACTGCTTTTATTCGGCATGGACAGCTGAGTGCGGCAGAAAGCTTTGGTGTTCTGGAACAAGGGGCCTCGCATCTGGTGAATAACGATACAATTTTCAATGCTTGCTCCATTAGCAGGTTTTTAACGTCCATGCTCGCTATGAAATTAGTCGAGGATAGTCTTCTCTCATTAGATGAGGATGTAAATGATAGGCTTGCTTCATGGAAGGTTCCGGTTCATCCATGGACTGCTAGCAGCAAAGTTACGCTTAGGGCATTGCTTTGCCATCCCCTTACTCAGGCACGGGAACCATTATTATGACGAATACCGATTTGGGCGTTCATCAGTTAGAGGGGATTACCGGGGAGATAGTCTCTCCGTCTGGGGTCTGAGTCAAAATCGGCTTTCCGTCCTGTGAAATACTGGTTAAAGGTCCGTTCCGGTTACCCTGTCCATTCCATTAAAGTTAAGGAAAGAAGATAGTAGGGAATGGGTGGGATATTATGATTCGGAATTTAGGTACGGAAGATGGCCTGCAAGGGGAGGGGCCAGCAAGAAGGGTTCGCTTGTTTCAGGGAGAAGGCCTGCTGGCGGCGCTAGGCATACTTGGCTTTGTGCTGGCAGCGGTATGTGTGGTCTGGATGCTGCTTTATGGTGGCGAGGTTGCGCCAAACGGGGATGTAAGCAAAGCGGCTTCCTTTAATGCAGCATTGGGCATTTTTCTGCTCTCGACGGCGGCGGTATTGCCTTTGTCTGCTATGAGTATAAGGGGGAAGGCAATTTTTCGCTGGTCTTATGTGATCCTCTCCCTATATTCATATTTCGCTGAAAATGTGCAAAATATGCGCGGCATGAATCCGCGTTTTGCAGAAGGCGGTACAGCTTTTGATATAGCTGTGGCGGCCGGTTTTGGCCTCGTGGCCATGCTGCTGATCGTGTTTTATTGCGTGCTGGCGGTTGCTTTCTTCCGCAGCAGATCGTATCAGCTAAGACCGGAGCTTGTGCTCGCGATCCGCTACGCGATGGTGGCGGTATTGCTTTCCTTCGCCGCTGGCATTTGGCTTTCCATTACGGAGAGCCGCCTGACAGGAGGAAATGGGAATATCATCTGGCTTCATGGGCTTGGATTTCATGCTATCCAAGCTGTGCCGCTTGTCGCATGGCTGTCGGAGCGCACAAGGCTGCGTCCCCAAGATCGCCGCAAGTGGGTACATGTGGCGGGAATAGCCTATACCATTGGCCTGCTTGAAGTAGGCTGGCAAACTTGGATCGGTGGTGCCATGCTGGAGTTGTCGCCGCTGCCGCTGCTCGCTTTGTTCTTCTTCTTGCTGTCTATCGGCGCTGGGTGCTATATGTTATGGCAGTCCGTAATAGGCGGGAAGAGCTCAGAGGTGAGCAGCCCATCACTGGGGCACGAGGTATAATAGGTTACAAGGGAGGAGCCTTGCATTCTTGTGCAGAGAATGCAAGGCTGCTCTATGTTAGTTTAGGTATAGTAATGAACATAGGAGGGCTGGGTTATGGATTGGGTATTACATATGAATGCGGCCATTGGCTATATTGAAGATCATTTGACTGATGAGATTGATTATGCGGAAGCCGCCCGTATTGCTGGATGTTCGCTCTATCATTTTCAGCGGATGTTTCCGTACATTATGGAGGTGTCGTTATCGGAATACATTCGCAGGCGGCGGCTCAGTCTGGCGGCATTTGAACTGCAAAACAGCACGGTAAAGGTCATCGATGTGGCGCTCAAATATGGTTACGATTCCCCCGAAGCATTCGCCCGCGCTTTTCAGCAACTGCATGGTACAACACCGACTGCTGCAAGAAGTGCCGGAACGAAGCTGAAGGCCTATCCGCGCCTATCCTTTCAAATTTCAGTAAAAGGAGCAGCAGCTATGAATTATCGAATCGAGGAGCTTGGCGCATTTTCCGTCGTCGGCATTTCCGAGCAGGTGCGCAATAGCGAGGTGTTTGAGACGGTACCGCGTTTATGGGCTGAGGCAGCACAGGCTGGACTGTTTGAAAAGCTTTGGACGATTCGCGCGACCGAGCCCGGTATCCGCGGCATACTTGGCGTATGCGCTGATGGAGGGCATGGGCAAAATGAGTTTTTGAACTACATTTTAGCGATTGAAACGGAGCAAGAGGCTCCTGAGGCTATGGTCCGCCGCGAGTTTTCGCCTTCGTCATGGGTAGTATTTGAAGTGGAGGGCGGGCCAGATCAACTGGGCGGTATTTGGAAGCGGCTGTATACGGAATGGCTGCCTACCTCGGCCTACGGGCTGGCTAATTTGCCAGCTATCGAATGTTATTTGCCGCCAGAAGAAAACCGTAACGAGCTGTGGGTGGCAGTTGAGGCGAAAGCTTAATAGGGGTAACGAAACTGCTGCACGATTTAGCAGGTGATTTGCTCGTATTTCGGCAAGCTAGTAAGTGTGAAATATAACAAAAAAAGAAGCCGTCTTCGCCTCGCAGCGCAGGCGGCTTCTTCTTTCACTTGGGGCATATCTATCCTACTACTTGCTATTTGCTGTTCACTAAATGGTCAGCATGAGTAATACGGTTTCTTCCGGCCGTCTTTGAAGCATAGAGCGCAGTATCGGCTTTATGAATCAGCGTCTGGTCGGTATCTCCTGGCGTAACGGTTGCTGCGCCAATGCTGACTGTAATACTGTGCTCGCCCCAATCGGTAGAAGCTATCGTCGTGCAATATCGTTCTGCGGCAACGATCGCTTTTTCCTGATTGGCGCCGGAAAGAATGATGACAAATTCCTCGCCCCCATAGCGGGCGGCGATATCTCTCTCCCGTGACATCGATTGCAGCAAGCGGGCCAGGTTAGTCAGCACGAGATCGCCGACCGGATGTCCATACGTGTCGTTAATCTTTTTGAAATGGTCGATATCAATAATGAGCAGCGAGAAGGGCTGCTGTGTTTCTTGGAACAAGGCAAGCTGTGCCAGCAGGCTGTCTTGGAAAAAACGCCGATTTTTAAGCCCGGTTAGTGCATCCGTGGAGGCCATCGTTTCCAGACGATGGTTTATCCCTAGCAGTTCCTGCTGTTTAAGCTCGTATTCCGCATGCAGGAGCTCGAGCTTTCTATTGGCTTCATTGGTCGCCTGATACAACTCTTCAAGCTTGGTTTTTGTTTGTAAAATATCCTTCTCGTGCTCGATACGCTTGCGCATCATTAAGACAACGCAGTCAATGAATGTGACTCCGTCACGCTCCTGCCTGACCCCGTTTAGCAATACAGGCACATCTTCATGGCTGCTCGTCCGAAAAGAAAAGTACATTTCATCGACATGTCCATACAATTGAATGTACGGATAAAAATACGTTTGAAAAAACATTTTGTTCGTCACCGACATGGTGGAGTGAATATGCTGACCAAGCAGCTCATCGCGCTCATAGTGCAGCATGTCCAGTAAAGTCTGATTAATTGATTGAATCAAGCCTGCGTCCGAAAAGGAAAAATATCCGCAGGGAGCTTTATCTAATTGAGTATCCATATAAGGGCTGCCTTTCTTTAAATATAGAAAAGGATATGAACCGGTTCACCTTGCCTATTACACACTGGCTAAATATTCTTTAATCATCTGGCTCGTTTCTTCAGGCTGACTTAAATGCGGATAATGTCCGGTCGCCGTCATCTGCCGAAGGACGCTGTTTTTGAGATGAGCATGCAAATAATGGCCTACTTCCACCGGAGCGATACTATCGTCGGTGCATTGAAGAATCAGTGTAGGCACAGATGCATGCTGAAGGCTGATTCGGCAATCGGAGAAAAAAGTGACTTCTGCAAACTGCCTCGCAATATGCGGGTCTCTGGAGCAAAAGCTTTTTTCCAGTTCCTCGCTTAGTTCCTTGCGCTCGTTATTTTGCATCACAATGGGTGCCAGGTAGCTGGCCCAGCCAATAAAATTCATTTCCATCATCGCAAGCAATTCTTCTATATCTCGTTTGTCGAAGCCTCCGTAATAATCCGGCAGATCGTTCACATAGCGCGGAGAAGGCCCAAGCATGACGATACGCTCGAAATATTTGGAATCATGAATGGAAGCGAGCATGCCAATCATGCTGCTAACCGAATGGCCGACGAAAATAGCATCTCGCAAATCCAGCGTTTCCATCACATCCAGCACATCCTGGGCGTAGCCCTCAAGGTCATTATATTTTTGTGAATCATAATTGTGAATTTGCGATTTTCCGGAGCCTACATAATCAAACAATACAATGCGATAGTTGTCTACAAAGCTAGGAACCATATAACGCCACATATCCTGATCGCATCCAAAGCCATGAGCAAAAACAATCGTTTTGCTGCCAGTACCCATTACCTTTACGTTATTCCGTTCCAAAACGTCGATAGTCATATGAAGCTCCTTTCTGAAGCGCCCTGATGAAGTGATAACGATGATTGCAGACTTCTTGTTCATTATATCGGAAAATAGAGGAAGATTGATGATGGGGAGTAAGATTCAATGCTGGAATGCGAGAGTTATTTAAAGTACGGCCTTTAAAATATACAGGACCACTGTACTTAATAGAACTGGTCAACATTTATAACGTATAGATGTATGGGAACACTCCGACAAATATGAAATAGGAGAAGGCTTGCTTCAAAATATCGAAGGCGTAGGCTCCGTTTAAAATAGAAACGGAGCCTACGCCTGGTTGTGGAATTTTCAGGAAATAATAAACAGTTTCAAATATATAATTGAACTGTTTGGCAACACGGATTGCTGAGCAGACTTTGAAACTGACTTTCAATTTTCAGAAGGACGTGAATTTGCATGCTTCTCAGCTCCTTGATTACTGTATACGGAGTAGTTCTATTAACTACGATTATATCCATTAAGAGAAATGAAGCATGGAGCAGACGACACAGTTTGCTGGGTCTCAGGGGTGTTTTTCAGAAAACACGATTATAAATAAATCTTCCAGGGTAAAGGGCGTTCAAAGAAAGAGTGAATTAACAAGATCATATTAATAAAATGGGAATAATTTAATCGCAATTTTGGTAATAAGGAATAAAGTCTATTTTTTTAATACTTTTTTTAAATGTAAAATTAATAATGCAAAGAATAGAGTGAATATAGGGATGAAAATTATGCTTAAACGGTTCCCATTATTGTTTATAATATAAAAAAAAGATAAAATCATGCCAATAATGCTTATTCCAATATTTTCTCGGTTGTATTTACTCATTTTATATTTATTCATTCTATAAAACAATAAAGTTAATATTAATATACAAAATATTAAGTTTATAATTAGCAGTATATTAAGCATATAACCTCCAAATGCATACAATTCAATTGGATTGTATGCATATAAATTTAAATTTGTTTAAGATAACCGTATGCTTTTTCAAGATCTCCATTACATATATTATAATATGTTATGGCAGTTACTCCAGCAATAGCAGCTCCACCACCAGCAGCTATTGCAAGTATAACAGTTTCAATTGTAAATATCGCAGTAAGGGCAGCGCTTGAGAATGCTACCTTAGCACCTTGAAATGTTTTATAATCTCCATAGAAAATATCAATTGTATTCATCGCACGCACAGCATATACATTTTGAATAGAAGATGTTTTCTTGATATTATTTCCTCCTGGAGCATTTTCAAAATTCATACGATCGTAGCATGCCATGGTGTATGTAGAATAGTCTCCATAGTAGTGACAAATAGCTGGAATCCCATTAGCATCATTTGAAAGAGCAGACAGCTTCAAATTGCCTGATGGATTTGGAGTTATGGATATCTCTTGTTTTAATTCTTCGTCAGTCATTTTAACATCATCATGATAGATTTCATTATTTTTATTTACAAAATAATGTTCTACATAGTTTGTGTTTTCATATTCCGACTTATACTTCGCTTCGAACTCTGGGGATGAAAATTCATAATGGATGGTTTGTGTTAGTTTGATTGATGTTCCTTCTTTGTTTATTTTTGTATCAGATTGTATGTTCAAAGTTCTGAGAGCAATTAATTCTCCTTCTTGTGAATAAATTGCTTGAGTCTGAGAAGGAATAATATTTTCTTTTACTATTGGAGCTGTTGCATAAACTGAACTTGATGCTACTAGCATAGAAATAAGAACGATAAAAGAAATAATTGATTTGAATTTCATTGAGTCAATCTCCTAATTGTGTTTTATAGTAATAATCGTAAAATAACTCTACTTAATAATTTGAAATCTCATTCTCACATTTAATTAGTTATTATATCCCAACTCCTTCATGATTTAATTAAATTAAGCCAACTGAAGAAAATAATACCATAATTATATTATTTTGTAAAGAAAAAAGTTCCGAATTTAATTATTTATTTGTACATCGAGGTATTAACGTATTTCAAATATTTTTGGGATATTTGAAAATTTTTTGTATCTATACTGAATTTTTGAAGAAGTTGAGCCGAGTAAGGAGGAATATGTTGCAATTTTTTAAACGATCATGATTGTGTTTCGATCATGTGGTGGTTTTGCTTACCTTAGATAACATCGATTATTTAAAACAGACCGTCCTCAGTTCGGAAATTTTGCTTTGTATGTAATCTTGGGTACTTGTGTCTAATAGAACCTTCGGAAGGAGGTGGTTTCACAGGATATAAAGTTCAAAGCGATAGCATTGAATTTGAAAATTTAGGCGAGCATCGTTAATTACCATAAGAAAATGAATATTCAGATTCATGGTATATAATCGAGTATGGATGTGGAAAATATATTTTTCTAGGAATATTGCGTCTTATATGCCGGAAATGAGGTCTTGACGCTTGTGAAAAGACGGTTACGCAGCATTATTACAGCACGATTCTGGAAGGCTATGCGTTCAACCTGATTACGACTTATCTGGACGATGAAAACAGCCCGGCAGCGTCCATTCAGGACAACTGCCGGGCTGTTTGCTTTTTATATCGTTGCAAGCATGTCGATGCAAGGCTAAGCTGCATGCCTAACGCTGCGATTACCGCTTACCAGAAAAATCTACCTGCCAATACGCTTTCTTGCAGAAGCTTTAAGGTGTCCGCTGGTAGCTCCTGTTCCATACGGGAAAGCACGTCCGCTTTCTTGTAATATTCATTCGACATATGAATCGTCTGATGCTCATTCGAAGCATCCAGACGCAAAATGCGATTAGCGCCATCCTTAGCCGTCCACGGAGTCCATGCTGGCAGAGAGCTGGCATTTGGATTGCCGGTGTAGAGGAAGTTTTTCCAATAACCGTGAATGGCTGTTGTGAGCTCACTCCGTCCTGGCTCATTTTGCTCGGAGAAGTAGCCGTCAGGGAAATAGGCGGCAATGCCGGCTTTGCGTCCGAGAATGAAATCCATGTCCGCGCCGTGCGTTGCGCCGATCAACTGCTGCAGGCTGCTCGAAATGACACCATCCTGTGTGCCCCATGCGAAACGGTACGCATAAACGGCTGGCTGACCGGAACGAGCCGTCAGTACCTCGGCTGCACGCTCCGCGTTGAAGCCGGAATACAGCTCGCTTCCATATTTGATGGCGGCTGCATATTGTGGCCCCTTCACAGGGTCCTTCAGCAGGCTGCCGTCTGCGAAGCCAGCGGCGAAGGCAGGATCACTCAAAGCGAAGGCGGAAAACTCCGTCGCGGTGCTGCCCAAAATCATCGGAAGCTGCGCATATTTGCCGCTCTTTAATACGTCAAAGCCTTCCGCTGGCAGCACCGTGCCATCGCTGAATAAATGCGGGAACGGCGCCATGCGGATGGCCGTTCCACCGAACTGCTGCACGAGGTCCGCAGCAGGCTGCTTGCGCAAATATGCCGCAAGCTGCTCGGCTGTTTGGCCAGCTACCCACTTGGCAGCCGCCGCTTCATCGGCGGCTGTGCCATCCGCAGCGGCCAGCTTCGCCAGCGCGCTGTTCACCTTGGCGTCGCCGTCCGCCGTAGGTGCGGTCGTCATGCCGCCGCTGAGCACAATGGCTTTCTGAAACAGCCCTTGGCTCAGTGGAGAGATGACGGCCGCCATGACATCGCGGCCGCCGGCCGATTGGCCGGAAAGCGTCACATTGGCAGCGTCTCCGCCGAATCCGCCAATGTTGCCTTGCACCCATTTCAGCGCCTGGAAAATATCCAGCAGGCCGTAGTTGCCCGAATCCTGAACCGCATCGCCTGTTGCTAGGGAAGGGTGATGGAAGAAGCCCAGCGCACCTAGGCGATAGTTGATCGATACGACGATGCTGTTCGTCGCTTCGGCAAGCAGGTCGCCTTTGAAATCTTTGCCGGAGCCGGTCATATTGCCGCCGCCGTGCGCAAAGACGAGAACGGGCAGGCTTGTGCTGCTGTCAGCCGGCCGCCAAATGTTCAAATACAGGCAGTCTTCGCTGCCTGCCGCCTTGCCAGCTGCGAGCTGGGTACAATTCGCAGCGAAAGCGGTCGTCTCGAGCGTGCTTGTCCAAGCTGCTGGCGCTTGCGGCACTTTCCAGCGAAGCTCGCCGACCGGTGCCTTCGCATAAGGCACGCCGAGCCAGCTGAGCGTGCTGCTCGCTTCATCCTTGGCGCCTTTAATTGCGCCATAGGCGGTCTGCTGCGTCACATCGGCAGTGAAAGGGGCTTGTGCCGCTTGTTTTTTTATAAGCGCTGCCAGCGTTTCGCCGCTGCTTTTATGCGTTGCTTTCAGCGCTTGCGCCGTTGCGGTTGCAAGCTGGTGATTGGTCAGCTTGCCGCCTGTTTTCAATGCGGCGAGCCCTTGCTTGGCTGCAAACGCCAGCACATCGGCTTCTTTATAGTCAACGCCAGCTTCATAGCCAAGCGCCTTCAGCAGCACTCGGGCATATTCCTGCGCCGTGACAGCCTGCTGCGGGGCGAATAGGCCATCCTTATCTGCAAGCCATCCGAGATGCGGATGGGCTTTCAAATAGTTCACCAGCGGCTGAAGCACTTTGCCTGCTTTCGCCGCATCAGGGATGGAATCGCTTCCCGAATAGCTAAGTGCTTCTTTCTCTAAGCCTTTCAAACGAAGAAACAGCGTCGCTGCTTGTGCGCGGGTCGCCTGCTTGCTCCAATATTTTTCGCTGAGTGCTTTGCCATTGCCTTTAATGATGCCTTGATCCATTAGTGACTGAATTTCGGTGGATACAGCTGCTGCGGCGGGTGCCGCTGTGCTTGCGTAGCTGTAAAGCGGCATGCTTCCGAATAAAACGGCGAGGAGCAAAGCAACGACGCTCAATTGTCTGACCTTCCCCATTTGTACAATCATCCTCTCTGTTGTCATTTACCGTCATACCGTGATACCTGATCGTTTGTTCTATGATGCCCGGTATTTTTTCACAGCCCTCCTTTATGATGCCTTTTCATTATAAGAAGTCAGTTCCGATGCAACTACGACGATAACGACATCTAACATGTTTAAATCCGACTTTTTGTAATCGCTTTCATTTGTAAGTTTGGGTTGTGAAATATATTAGGGTAACTCTAACACTCAATAGGCGGTGAGAGATATCTTATGGCATATACGATTAAGGAGATGGTGAAATAACGGGCATAGTGGCGAGTTTTTCAAAATGAGCGATGAGCGTGAAGTGGATCGTATATCAACTGTTGATCATAGAAAATTAGCTATACATGGGGTAATTCGGCGGATTTCGGATAATGATGAAGGGTATTATGAGTTATTGTGACAAAATAAGCTAAAAAATGGATTGACAATATTTTATAAAATAGGGT
This genomic window contains:
- a CDS encoding ABC transporter ATP-binding protein, which translates into the protein MAGKTAGKTANKTGIARLLELAGEKRGLLAVSGVLSAISAVCMLVPYVSVYFIIKELLEHAANPLAADGGFMVRWSMVALGGLLGSLLLMYGGGLASHIAAFRILYGLRVKLSAHIGKLPLGWLNSTSTGAVKKTLDQNVEKLETFVAHQLPDLVHMAVTTILMIIAMFWLNVWLAAACLIPIVIGFILQGLMMSGSEAQNSMKQYYDSLERLNGSAVQYVRGMPVVKVFGQTVFSFRQFYDDMVKYRDFCVKYTDHFQYGFLSFKVILSSFATFLLPVGVFLLQRDPGNVAFAAMLLFFLIMSPGISAPMFKIMHIASSLRDINEGVVRIDLIFAEKPIPEPKYPKRPATYEVSFNEVSFTYGKMDENVDKDRNAGQKQSDRAAEMEREDGYVLSGVSFVAQQGEVTALVGPSGAGKSTVASLLPRFWDAQSGSIEIGGVDIRDMAADELMNTVAFVFQQTFLFYDTVYNNIAIGVPNASREAVYAAAKAAQCHTFISQLPHGYDTLIGEGGVYLSGGEEQRIAVARAILKNAPILVLDEATAFADPENEFEMQLALKELTKGKTVIVIAHRLSTIRDAAQIIVMDNGRIVERGKHEKLLAARGLYAKLWDAYTAATGWRIGLGKEAEKQHGNDAQYNSR
- a CDS encoding ABC transporter ATP-binding protein gives rise to the protein MGMMRNITAGSPKALWKPIAYTVLSNLVAIIPFVLLVEVAKIIFTSFADPAASLDITRLWWICASMAGAMVLLFISEIPAYRAQYRGAYTTAVEGRSRLAEHLRKLSLGYLNKRDPGDLANMMMGDFALVEHGISHVAPQLFAAALTPILALLGLSLLDWRLALALFATLPFTILIVLATSSLTRKLGANHMRAKINASNRLQEYLNGIQVIKAFNLTGDRFVRLEQSFKDLMQHSIRIEGMLGPVVLSAVALLRAGLTLMAIIGVHLLLGGSLDLITFVTFLLIGTRIYDPLTTALTSYAEFRYNEQAGKRIIELLEEPVMSGEKQPPAGHDLVFDNVTFGYNEHAVIQQASLSLPSGSFTALVGPSGSGKSTVLRLIARFYDPSEGQVLLSGENIREMNPEALLRKVSMVFQDVYLFQDTIANNIRVGKAGATQHEVEQAARQACCHDFIMKLPLGYETLVGEGGSTLSGGEKQRISIARAILKDAPIVLLDEATASLDPENEADIQQAIDRLIQGRTVIAIAHRLKTVMNADQIIVLDQGQIVEQGQHEELLVADSLYARLWKLQQQTAGWQISS
- a CDS encoding AraC family transcriptional regulator, producing MDWVLHMNAAIGYIEDHLTDEIDYAEAARIAGCSLYHFQRMFPYIMEVSLSEYIRRRRLSLAAFELQNSTVKVIDVALKYGYDSPEAFARAFQQLHGTTPTAARSAGTKLKAYPRLSFQISVKGAAAMNYRIEELGAFSVVGISEQVRNSEVFETVPRLWAEAAQAGLFEKLWTIRATEPGIRGILGVCADGGHGQNEFLNYILAIETEQEAPEAMVRREFSPSSWVVFEVEGGPDQLGGIWKRLYTEWLPTSAYGLANLPAIECYLPPEENRNELWVAVEAKA
- a CDS encoding sensor domain-containing diguanylate cyclase, which codes for MDTQLDKAPCGYFSFSDAGLIQSINQTLLDMLHYERDELLGQHIHSTMSVTNKMFFQTYFYPYIQLYGHVDEMYFSFRTSSHEDVPVLLNGVRQERDGVTFIDCVVLMMRKRIEHEKDILQTKTKLEELYQATNEANRKLELLHAEYELKQQELLGINHRLETMASTDALTGLKNRRFFQDSLLAQLALFQETQQPFSLLIIDIDHFKKINDTYGHPVGDLVLTNLARLLQSMSRERDIAARYGGEEFVIILSGANQEKAIVAAERYCTTIASTDWGEHSITVSIGAATVTPGDTDQTLIHKADTALYASKTAGRNRITHADHLVNSK
- a CDS encoding alpha/beta hydrolase, with product MTIDVLERNNVKVMGTGSKTIVFAHGFGCDQDMWRYMVPSFVDNYRIVLFDYVGSGKSQIHNYDSQKYNDLEGYAQDVLDVMETLDLRDAIFVGHSVSSMIGMLASIHDSKYFERIVMLGPSPRYVNDLPDYYGGFDKRDIEELLAMMEMNFIGWASYLAPIVMQNNERKELSEELEKSFCSRDPHIARQFAEVTFFSDCRISLQHASVPTLILQCTDDSIAPVEVGHYLHAHLKNSVLRQMTATGHYPHLSQPEETSQMIKEYLASV